A stretch of Paludisphaera borealis DNA encodes these proteins:
- a CDS encoding neutral/alkaline non-lysosomal ceramidase N-terminal domain-containing protein: MMRFRIAVLVGLIAVASSRADGAEVAVGVARVDISPDGPVRLHGYLARKAESKGTAHKIWAKALAIGSDEQKPVVLVSVDNLGVSDAIVTEVAARLAKKTGLPRERLAVGSSHAHTAPMLSGVAPNIFGKPIVADEQARIDQYTRGFIDKLERVCLDALAARRPATLSWAQGKVGFAANRRTPGGPVDHSLPVLKVTAPDGSIRAIVTNYACHCTSIEPDVNLVDGDWAGSAQAAIEADNPGCIALTVVGCGADSNPSPRGKPEQAVAHGRALADEVARLLRGSWKPLSGPPRVAFERFNLPYDVLPTREQLQALVKAGGPPGYNASVQLARLDRGEPLPESLPYSAQAWEFGDGLLMVFLPGEVVVDFVLRLKKEFDASRLWVTAYANDVPCYIPSERILREGGYEGGGAMVYYARPTRLKPGVEKLIIDAVHRVAGPEFQAPTKKAEADEEHPPALTPEESRKAFRTKPGLKVELVASEPLIESPIAIDFGADGRLWVCEMRDYPAGMDGRYKPGGAIKVLEDRDHDGRYDTAVTFLDGLPFPTGVMCWRKGALICAAPEIIYAEDTDGDGKADVRRTLYKGFSTENYQARVNGLSYGIDNWVYGANGLIGGTIHGQADGREVDIGGRDFRFRPDSGVFEPASGLTQQGRIHDDWGNQFGGDSGSLIRHYPLSDHDVSRNLRVVAPAPGAFHSLDADPGRLFPASRTLARFNDPNQANRVTSACGPGIYRDSLLGPEYAGDAFTCESVHNVVRRNVMRPDGVTFTGRRADDEQESEFLASTDSWHRPVQVRTGPDGALWVVDMYRFVIEHPRWISPERLATLDVRAGADKGRIYRVVPEGRPLRPVPNLDALATPDLALAIESPNGTLRDNVQRVLVHRGDRAAAPTLARLVRESKLPECRVQALAALDGLEALDDATIAKALADAHSGVRRQAVRLSEPRLAKNADLGRAVLALAADPEITVRFQVALSLGEWPAPEAGRALASIAVRDASDPWVRAAVLSSAVPHAQTVLERVVASAGPDGPSTDLVEPLIATIAGAHDRESVASALKVVAGEPRPWRLGAIAELLDASRDESLAADPAVRPTILAARALAADPNSPPADRIAALRLLGRSAPTRDADRAVIAERVDPAEPTEIQVAALRALARLGDRASASAVVDRWNQLGPTLRATALDSLIARDESAEVLLSAIEAGRVAPSQIGAEQRQRLMTTGPPALRNRAEAAFGALKIGPRKPVLDAYASVKTSHGDPARGKAVFERACAICHKFDGVGHEVGPDLAALTDLSPEPLLIAILDPNREVDARYVSYNAALKDGRVVAGLIAAETASAVSLKRQEGATDVILRADLDELTSSGRSLMPEGLENDLKPADVADVVAFLSKGSSRPKAFEGNHPIVVKQGKEGVVRLDGASAAIYGPSLTFESEFGNLGYWHSPDDHAAWTFQVDRGSTFTVALDWACDDEAAGNAYTLELDGRPVRGVVAGTGGWANYEVKSVADQVFHNGLHRVALRSDGPIRNALADVRAIVLTPGEAPSGQAPADPPVTAEAEPVEAIARAILDPKTTDADREALVARRPEKSAELIAALADGLGGDLKEEYRRIPWIWRVAIAAGRRNDAAEIRRILDVALPAADAAKLDDWRAVVLGGGLINGVSQTGPYPGPRFEEIVRDAPPLAARWRRSLDLAATMADAETVSTGTRYDALRMLGVEPWSKRGGQIAGYLSDKVDPELQQGAVSALNDVDSSQAASALASTLDRLTPSNRKLAIVALTRDDARRLKLLDAIEAGRARSDELTSEARRILLDPARGHAAERARRILTP, translated from the coding sequence ATGATGAGATTTCGCATCGCGGTCCTCGTGGGTCTGATCGCCGTCGCCAGCTCGCGCGCCGACGGCGCGGAGGTCGCGGTCGGCGTCGCCCGCGTGGACATCTCGCCCGACGGACCGGTTCGGCTGCACGGGTATCTCGCTCGGAAAGCCGAGTCGAAGGGGACGGCGCACAAGATCTGGGCCAAGGCCCTGGCGATCGGCTCGGACGAGCAGAAGCCGGTCGTGCTCGTCTCGGTCGACAACCTGGGCGTCTCCGACGCGATCGTCACCGAGGTCGCCGCCCGGCTGGCGAAAAAGACCGGCCTGCCGCGCGAGCGGCTGGCCGTCGGCTCGTCGCACGCCCACACCGCGCCGATGCTGTCGGGCGTCGCGCCCAACATCTTCGGCAAGCCGATCGTCGCCGACGAGCAGGCGCGCATCGACCAGTACACGCGCGGGTTCATCGACAAGCTGGAGCGCGTCTGCCTCGACGCCCTGGCCGCCCGCCGGCCCGCGACGCTCTCGTGGGCGCAGGGCAAGGTTGGTTTCGCGGCCAACCGTCGGACTCCTGGCGGCCCGGTCGACCACAGCCTGCCCGTCCTTAAAGTCACCGCACCGGACGGCTCGATCCGGGCGATCGTCACCAATTACGCCTGCCATTGCACGAGCATCGAGCCCGACGTGAACCTCGTCGACGGCGACTGGGCGGGCTCGGCCCAGGCGGCGATCGAGGCCGACAACCCCGGCTGCATCGCCCTGACCGTGGTCGGCTGCGGGGCCGACTCGAACCCGAGCCCGCGGGGCAAGCCCGAGCAGGCCGTCGCCCATGGCCGAGCGTTGGCCGACGAGGTCGCCCGGCTGTTGCGCGGTTCGTGGAAGCCGCTGTCGGGGCCTCCCCGGGTCGCCTTCGAGCGGTTCAATCTGCCGTACGACGTCCTGCCGACCCGCGAGCAACTCCAGGCGCTCGTCAAGGCGGGCGGCCCTCCCGGCTACAACGCCTCGGTCCAGCTCGCCCGCCTCGACCGGGGCGAGCCGCTGCCGGAGTCGCTGCCGTATTCGGCCCAGGCGTGGGAGTTCGGCGACGGCCTGCTGATGGTCTTCCTGCCGGGCGAGGTCGTCGTCGATTTCGTCCTCCGGCTGAAGAAGGAGTTCGACGCCTCGCGGCTCTGGGTCACCGCCTACGCCAACGACGTCCCCTGCTACATCCCCTCCGAACGCATCCTCCGCGAAGGAGGCTACGAAGGGGGCGGCGCGATGGTCTACTACGCGCGGCCGACCCGCCTGAAGCCGGGCGTCGAAAAGCTGATCATCGACGCCGTCCACCGGGTCGCCGGGCCTGAGTTTCAGGCTCCGACCAAGAAGGCCGAAGCCGACGAGGAACATCCGCCGGCGCTCACACCCGAGGAGTCGCGCAAGGCGTTCCGAACCAAGCCGGGCTTGAAGGTCGAGCTGGTCGCGTCGGAGCCGCTGATCGAGAGCCCCATCGCGATCGACTTCGGGGCCGACGGCCGGCTCTGGGTCTGCGAGATGCGCGACTATCCGGCCGGCATGGACGGACGCTACAAGCCCGGCGGCGCGATCAAGGTGCTGGAAGACCGCGACCATGACGGTCGCTACGACACGGCCGTCACGTTCCTCGACGGCCTGCCGTTCCCCACCGGCGTGATGTGCTGGCGCAAGGGGGCGTTGATCTGCGCCGCGCCCGAGATCATCTACGCCGAGGACACCGACGGCGACGGCAAGGCCGACGTTCGGCGCACCCTCTACAAGGGGTTCTCGACCGAGAACTACCAGGCGCGGGTGAACGGTCTGAGCTACGGCATCGACAACTGGGTGTATGGAGCGAACGGCCTGATCGGCGGCACGATCCACGGTCAGGCCGACGGACGCGAGGTCGACATCGGTGGTCGCGACTTCCGGTTCCGGCCCGACTCCGGCGTGTTCGAGCCGGCCTCGGGCCTGACCCAGCAAGGCCGCATCCACGACGACTGGGGGAACCAGTTCGGCGGCGACAGCGGCTCGCTGATCCGCCATTACCCGCTTTCCGACCACGACGTGAGCCGCAACCTGCGGGTCGTCGCGCCAGCGCCAGGGGCCTTCCACAGCCTCGACGCCGACCCCGGCCGGCTCTTTCCCGCCAGCCGCACGCTGGCGCGGTTCAACGACCCCAATCAGGCCAACCGCGTCACCAGCGCGTGCGGGCCGGGCATCTACCGCGACTCGCTGCTCGGCCCCGAATACGCCGGCGACGCATTTACATGCGAGTCGGTCCACAACGTCGTGCGGCGGAACGTCATGCGGCCCGACGGAGTCACCTTCACCGGCCGCCGCGCCGACGACGAGCAGGAGTCGGAGTTCCTGGCCTCGACCGACTCGTGGCATCGCCCCGTTCAGGTTCGCACCGGCCCCGACGGGGCCCTCTGGGTCGTCGACATGTATCGATTCGTGATCGAGCACCCCCGCTGGATCAGCCCCGAGCGGCTGGCGACCCTCGACGTCCGCGCCGGGGCCGACAAGGGGCGGATCTACCGCGTCGTCCCCGAAGGCCGGCCGCTTCGCCCGGTCCCCAACCTCGACGCGCTGGCGACTCCCGATCTGGCCCTTGCGATCGAGAGTCCCAACGGGACGCTCCGCGACAACGTCCAGCGCGTGCTCGTCCACCGCGGCGACCGCGCCGCCGCGCCGACGCTCGCCCGTCTCGTTCGCGAGAGCAAGCTTCCCGAGTGCCGGGTCCAGGCCCTCGCCGCGCTCGACGGCCTGGAAGCCCTCGACGACGCCACGATCGCCAAAGCCCTCGCCGACGCGCACTCCGGCGTTCGCCGTCAGGCCGTGCGGCTCTCGGAACCCCGGCTGGCGAAGAACGCCGACCTGGGCCGCGCGGTCCTCGCCCTGGCCGCCGATCCCGAGATCACGGTCCGGTTCCAGGTCGCGCTCAGCCTGGGCGAATGGCCCGCGCCGGAAGCCGGCCGCGCGCTGGCGTCGATCGCCGTTCGAGACGCGAGCGATCCGTGGGTCCGCGCGGCGGTCCTCAGCTCGGCCGTTCCGCACGCTCAGACGGTGCTGGAGCGGGTCGTCGCCTCGGCCGGTCCGGACGGACCGTCGACCGATCTCGTCGAGCCCCTGATCGCGACGATCGCCGGGGCGCACGACCGCGAGTCGGTCGCCTCGGCCTTGAAGGTCGTCGCCGGCGAGCCCCGCCCCTGGCGGCTTGGCGCGATCGCCGAGTTGCTCGACGCCTCGCGCGACGAGTCGCTGGCCGCCGATCCCGCCGTCCGGCCGACGATCCTCGCGGCCCGCGCGCTGGCCGCCGATCCGAACAGCCCGCCCGCCGACCGGATCGCCGCTCTGCGTCTCCTCGGCCGATCCGCGCCGACGCGCGACGCCGACCGCGCGGTGATCGCCGAACGGGTCGACCCCGCCGAGCCGACCGAGATCCAGGTCGCGGCCCTGCGCGCCCTGGCGAGACTCGGCGATCGCGCGTCGGCCTCGGCCGTCGTCGACCGCTGGAACCAGCTCGGGCCGACCCTCCGCGCCACGGCCCTCGACTCCTTGATCGCCCGCGACGAGTCGGCCGAAGTCTTGCTCTCGGCCATCGAAGCCGGCCGCGTCGCTCCTTCGCAGATCGGCGCCGAGCAGCGTCAGCGATTGATGACGACCGGGCCGCCGGCGCTCCGAAACCGCGCCGAGGCCGCCTTCGGCGCGCTCAAGATCGGCCCTCGCAAGCCAGTGCTTGACGCTTATGCGTCGGTCAAGACGTCCCACGGCGACCCCGCGCGCGGCAAGGCGGTTTTCGAGCGTGCGTGCGCGATCTGCCACAAGTTCGACGGCGTCGGCCACGAGGTCGGGCCCGATCTCGCCGCGCTCACCGACCTCTCGCCCGAGCCGCTCCTGATCGCGATCCTCGACCCCAACCGCGAGGTCGACGCACGCTACGTCAGCTACAACGCGGCGTTGAAGGACGGTCGCGTCGTCGCCGGCCTGATCGCCGCCGAGACCGCGAGCGCCGTGTCGCTGAAGCGGCAGGAAGGGGCGACCGACGTCATCCTCCGGGCCGATCTCGACGAGCTGACGTCGTCGGGCCGCTCGCTCATGCCCGAGGGCCTGGAGAACGACCTCAAGCCGGCCGACGTCGCCGACGTCGTCGCCTTCCTGTCGAAAGGGTCGTCGCGCCCCAAGGCGTTCGAGGGCAACCATCCCATCGTCGTGAAGCAGGGCAAGGAAGGCGTGGTGCGACTCGACGGGGCGTCGGCCGCGATCTACGGGCCGAGCCTGACCTTCGAGTCCGAGTTCGGCAACCTCGGCTACTGGCACTCGCCCGACGACCACGCCGCCTGGACCTTCCAGGTCGATCGCGGGTCGACGTTCACCGTCGCGCTCGATTGGGCGTGCGATGATGAGGCGGCCGGCAACGCCTACACGCTCGAACTCGACGGCCGTCCGGTTCGTGGCGTCGTCGCCGGCACCGGCGGTTGGGCGAACTACGAGGTCAAATCCGTCGCGGACCAGGTCTTTCACAACGGCCTTCATCGCGTCGCCCTCCGATCCGACGGCCCGATCCGGAACGCGCTGGCCGACGTCCGCGCGATCGTCCTGACCCCAGGGGAGGCCCCCTCGGGGCAGGCGCCGGCTGATCCTCCGGTCACGGCGGAAGCCGAGCCGGTCGAGGCGATCGCCCGCGCGATCCTCGATCCGAAGACGACCGACGCCGACCGCGAGGCGCTCGTCGCCCGTCGCCCCGAGAAATCGGCCGAGCTGATCGCCGCTCTGGCCGACGGGCTGGGGGGCGACCTCAAGGAGGAGTACCGGCGCATCCCCTGGATCTGGCGGGTCGCGATCGCCGCCGGCCGCCGCAACGACGCGGCCGAGATCCGGCGCATCCTCGACGTCGCGCTGCCGGCCGCCGACGCCGCGAAGCTCGACGACTGGCGGGCCGTCGTCCTGGGGGGCGGTCTCATCAACGGCGTCAGCCAGACGGGCCCGTACCCCGGCCCTCGGTTCGAGGAAATCGTCCGCGACGCCCCACCCCTCGCCGCGCGCTGGCGGCGGTCGCTCGACCTCGCCGCGACGATGGCCGACGCCGAAACCGTCTCGACCGGTACCCGCTACGACGCCCTACGGATGCTCGGCGTCGAGCCCTGGAGCAAGCGCGGTGGACAGATCGCCGGATACTTGTCCGACAAGGTCGATCCCGAGCTTCAACAAGGGGCCGTGAGCGCGTTGAACGACGTGGATTCGTCCCAGGCCGCCTCCGCGCTCGCCTCGACCCTGGACCGGCTCACCCCTTCCAACCGCAAACTCGCCATCGTCGCCCTCACCCGCGACGACGCCCGACGGTTGAAACTCCTCGACGCGATCGAAGCCGGCCGCGCCCGATCCGATGAGCTGACCAGCGAGGCTCGCCGGATTCTCCTCGATCCCGCCCGCGGCCACGCGGCCGAGCGAGCCCGGAGAATCCTCACGCCGTGA
- a CDS encoding SIR2 family NAD-dependent protein deacylase: protein MEPSRSDRPAADLELSDDDARAVQRVVQRLGRARRVLAVTGAGMSADSGLPTYRGADGLYSADRTTSHGHSIEAALSGSMLAARPEVAWHHLLEIERASRGAEPNRGHRVLAEMEGYFDAVWVLTQNVDGLHQAAGSRHVIDVHGDLHELRCTRCRFHERVADYSGLGLPPLCPDCGGVLRPDVVLFGEHLPEAKLRRLEAETARGFDVVFSIGTSSVFDYIVAPLRTAQAAGKTTVEINPDVTAASGLVDVKIHARAAVALDRIWEGYLAWWPWK, encoded by the coding sequence ATGGAGCCCTCCCGCTCCGACCGACCTGCCGCCGATCTCGAGCTTTCCGACGACGACGCGCGGGCCGTCCAGCGGGTCGTGCAGCGGCTCGGCCGCGCGCGAAGGGTGCTGGCGGTGACGGGCGCGGGGATGTCGGCCGATTCGGGACTGCCGACGTACCGAGGGGCGGACGGGCTCTACAGCGCCGATCGGACCACCAGCCACGGCCACTCGATCGAGGCGGCCCTCTCCGGCTCGATGCTCGCCGCCAGGCCCGAGGTCGCGTGGCATCACCTGCTGGAGATCGAGCGGGCGAGCCGGGGTGCCGAGCCGAATCGCGGGCACCGGGTCCTCGCCGAGATGGAGGGGTACTTCGACGCGGTCTGGGTGCTGACCCAGAACGTCGACGGCCTGCACCAGGCCGCCGGCTCGCGCCATGTGATCGATGTCCACGGCGACCTTCACGAGCTGCGGTGTACGCGGTGCCGGTTCCACGAGCGGGTGGCCGACTACTCCGGTCTGGGGCTGCCGCCCCTTTGCCCCGACTGCGGGGGCGTGCTTCGGCCCGACGTCGTCCTCTTCGGCGAGCATCTGCCCGAGGCCAAGCTGCGGCGGCTGGAAGCCGAGACGGCCCGGGGGTTCGACGTGGTCTTCAGCATCGGGACCAGCAGCGTCTTCGACTACATCGTCGCCCCGCTGCGGACGGCCCAGGCCGCCGGCAAGACCACGGTCGAGATCAACCCCGACGTCACCGCCGCGTCGGGCCTGGTCGACGTCAAGATCCACGCCCGGGCGGCCGTCGCCCTCGACCGGATCTGGGAAGGCTACCTCGCCTGGTGGCCCTGGAAGTGA
- a CDS encoding AAA family ATPase: MSSQETVAWDDLFEEAHEGLSALIDRLESVVVGQRPLLEKLIVALLAGGHVLVEGVPGLAKTRAVRALARALDLPFRRIQFTPDLLPADLTGTQIYRPATGEFDVRPGPVVTSVLLADEINRAPAKVQSALLEAMQEGQITVGDETIILPETFWVLATQNPIEHEGTYPLPEAQLDRFLMKVLVDYPARDAELAMLDLPSVAETSLAESWPSDEPPLFTPDDVLRFRRLAASVQTAPAIKEYVVDLVRATRDPEAYGLGLAPLIELGASPRATIALIRAARAHALLARRDYVTPHDVKSLARDVLRHRIMISYEADAEGLSVDDVLIRILDHIPVP, translated from the coding sequence ATGTCCAGCCAAGAAACCGTAGCTTGGGATGATCTGTTTGAAGAGGCCCACGAGGGGCTCAGCGCGCTGATTGATCGGCTTGAGAGCGTGGTCGTCGGCCAACGGCCGCTGCTCGAAAAGCTGATCGTCGCGCTCCTGGCCGGCGGGCACGTACTGGTCGAGGGCGTTCCGGGCCTGGCCAAGACCCGGGCCGTCCGGGCGCTGGCGCGGGCGCTCGACCTGCCGTTCCGGCGGATCCAGTTCACGCCCGACCTGTTGCCGGCCGACCTGACGGGCACCCAGATCTATCGGCCGGCGACCGGCGAGTTCGACGTCCGCCCCGGCCCGGTCGTCACCAGCGTCCTGCTGGCCGACGAGATCAACCGTGCGCCTGCGAAGGTCCAGAGCGCGCTCCTGGAAGCCATGCAGGAGGGGCAGATCACTGTCGGCGACGAGACGATCATCCTGCCCGAGACCTTCTGGGTCCTCGCCACCCAGAACCCGATCGAGCACGAGGGGACCTACCCCCTGCCCGAGGCTCAGCTCGATCGCTTTCTCATGAAAGTGCTTGTTGATTACCCGGCACGGGACGCCGAGCTGGCGATGCTCGACCTGCCGAGCGTGGCCGAGACGTCGCTCGCCGAGTCGTGGCCGAGCGACGAGCCCCCTCTGTTCACCCCCGACGACGTGCTCCGGTTCCGTCGGCTGGCGGCCTCGGTCCAGACGGCGCCGGCGATCAAGGAATACGTGGTCGACCTCGTGCGGGCGACCCGCGATCCCGAGGCGTACGGCCTCGGCCTCGCCCCGCTGATCGAGCTGGGCGCGAGCCCCCGGGCGACCATCGCCCTGATCCGCGCGGCCCGCGCGCACGCCCTTCTCGCCCGCCGCGACTACGTGACGCCGCACGACGTCAAGTCGCTCGCCCGCGACGTCCTCCGCCACCGGATCATGATCAGCTACGAGGCCGACGCCGAGGGCCTGTCGGTCGACGACGTCCTCATACGCATACTTGACCACATCCCCGTACCTTGA
- a CDS encoding FHA domain-containing protein — MKVQLIVVRGKPEGKVIPLVGPKFKIGRGETCHLRPNSEQVSREHAEFTINGDVVTVGDLGSRNGTLVNGKALTTETCQLKDRDLVQVGPLTFAVSIQRSPAAVAAAPAKPAPAAASAPSPAAKPAAPSPPVAPALAPQAKGKAAPEDVSNDEIDSWLFGEGTGTSPDQPTSVYGGDTITITAFKDAAEPAAAPVAATPSTPAKPPSVASDDEYERQEEEEAEEEEEEEEEENLDEENEDEEDEEEAAAEEEFVDESNPFYVAKKAQKQQTQPGGKPVAGANQQFKDTSDAASEILRKLMEKRRASK, encoded by the coding sequence ATGAAGGTTCAGCTCATCGTCGTCCGGGGCAAGCCCGAGGGGAAAGTGATCCCCCTCGTAGGCCCGAAATTCAAGATCGGCCGCGGCGAGACCTGCCATCTCCGGCCCAACAGCGAGCAGGTCAGTCGTGAACATGCCGAATTCACGATCAACGGCGACGTCGTCACGGTCGGCGACCTCGGCAGCCGCAACGGCACGCTCGTCAACGGCAAGGCGCTGACCACCGAGACGTGTCAGCTCAAGGACCGCGACCTTGTGCAGGTCGGACCGCTGACCTTCGCCGTCTCGATTCAGAGATCCCCCGCGGCCGTGGCGGCCGCCCCGGCCAAGCCCGCCCCGGCTGCGGCCAGCGCTCCGAGCCCGGCCGCCAAGCCCGCGGCGCCTTCGCCCCCCGTGGCGCCCGCCCTCGCGCCGCAGGCCAAGGGCAAGGCGGCGCCGGAAGACGTCTCGAACGACGAGATCGATTCGTGGCTGTTCGGCGAGGGGACGGGTACCTCGCCCGACCAGCCGACGAGCGTCTACGGCGGTGACACGATCACCATCACCGCCTTCAAAGACGCCGCCGAGCCCGCCGCCGCCCCCGTCGCCGCCACGCCCAGCACCCCGGCGAAGCCCCCTTCCGTCGCCAGCGACGACGAGTATGAGCGACAGGAGGAAGAAGAAGCGGAAGAGGAGGAGGAAGAAGAGGAAGAAGAAAACCTCGACGAAGAGAATGAGGACGAGGAAGATGAGGAAGAGGCTGCGGCCGAGGAGGAGTTCGTCGACGAGTCGAACCCGTTCTACGTCGCCAAGAAGGCCCAGAAGCAGCAAACTCAGCCGGGCGGAAAGCCGGTGGCAGGGGCCAACCAGCAATTCAAGGACACCAGCGACGCCGCCAGCGAGATCTTGCGGAAGCTGATGGAGAAGCGAAGGGCTTCAAAATAA
- a CDS encoding DUF5131 family protein — MSEHSKIEWTDATWNPIRGCTKISPGCAHCYAETFAERFRGVPGHPYERGFDLRTVPEKLADPLRWPRPRSVFVNSMSDLFHEALDDASIEAVVRVMRLADWHTYQVLTKRSERLQTLLTTKLRDAARLPHIWWGVSVENHRHGASRIRHLQDAPAAVRFLSVEPLLEDLGRLDLEGISWVIVGGESGHGARPLDPDWVRSIRDQCRAADVAFFFKQWGGVRKNRTGRELDGATHDQIPPRPPRPLPSLNDRRNLIAQLESTTPTSA, encoded by the coding sequence ATGAGTGAGCATTCGAAAATCGAATGGACCGACGCGACCTGGAACCCGATCCGGGGTTGTACCAAGATCAGCCCCGGCTGCGCGCATTGCTACGCCGAGACCTTCGCCGAGCGGTTTCGAGGCGTGCCGGGCCACCCGTACGAGCGCGGGTTCGACCTCCGGACCGTCCCGGAGAAGCTGGCCGATCCGCTCCGCTGGCCCCGGCCCCGGTCGGTCTTCGTCAACTCGATGAGCGACCTGTTCCACGAAGCCCTCGACGACGCGTCGATCGAGGCCGTAGTCCGCGTGATGCGGCTGGCCGACTGGCACACCTACCAGGTCTTGACCAAAAGGTCGGAACGGCTGCAAACCCTGTTGACGACGAAACTTCGAGACGCGGCGCGACTGCCGCACATCTGGTGGGGCGTCAGCGTCGAGAACCACCGCCACGGCGCGAGCCGGATTCGACACCTCCAGGACGCGCCGGCGGCGGTCCGCTTCCTGTCCGTCGAACCGCTGCTCGAAGACCTCGGCCGCCTGGACCTCGAAGGGATCTCCTGGGTGATCGTCGGCGGCGAGAGCGGCCACGGCGCCCGGCCGCTCGACCCCGATTGGGTCCGTTCGATCCGCGACCAGTGCCGGGCCGCCGACGTCGCCTTCTTCTTCAAGCAATGGGGAGGCGTCCGCAAGAACCGCACCGGCCGCGAACTCGACGGCGCGACCCACGACCAGATCCCCCCACGGCCTCCCCGTCCGTTGCCTTCGCTCAACGACCGCCGGAACCTGATCGCCCAGCTCGAATCCACCACGCCGACCTCGGCCTGA